From Marinitoga hydrogenitolerans DSM 16785:
ACCAAATAACATAAACATGGAGGTGTGATTATGAGGATTTACCACAACATGGAAGCGTTAAATGCATGGAGAACGCTGTCTAATGTAAAAGGTAGTATGGGAAAAACCTTAGAAAAACTTTCTTCTGGTTTAAGAATTAACAGAGCTGCCGATGATGCTGCAGGATTGGCTATTTCAGAAAAAATGAGAAACCAGATAAAAGGTCTTGATAAAGCCATAAAAAACGCTCAGGACGCTGTATCAATGATTCAAACTGCAGAAGGTGCATTAGATGAAGTTCATTCTATTTTAAAACGTATGAGGGAACTTGCAGTTCAATCATCAACAGAAACCAATACAGATGCAGATAGAGATCAACTTCAAAATGAATTTCAAGAATTGCGCGATGAAATTAACAGAATTGCTAAAACCACTCAATTTAATACAAAAAATTTATTAGATGGCTCAATCAAAGGAACAAGAACTGCTGAAGCTAAAATTGTTGCTCCAGGTTCTGCGCACTTTGCAGTTGGATCATATTCGTCAAATATTACTGCAAGCGGTAATTTCATTATTGAAGTTGGACAATTCCAGGGCGGGGCTACTTCACAATTAGATGTTAAAATTTCAAGAATTGATTCAAATGGAGTTTCTCAAGTCACTATTACAAGCGTAACTCTATCTGGTTCTAGAGTTGCAGTGACTTTAAGCGGAGGAACAGGTACAGTAGCCATTACATGGGATTCTAATCAGATTGCAAGAATAAAAGATTATGGCGGAACTTTAGCCAGTGGTACAAAAATAGATGGAGGATCTGTAGCAGTTTACGGTATAGTAACGGGTGATGTTGATCCCATAAAATTTCACATTGGAGCTAATGAAGGTCAAGTAATCACATTAGGATTTGAAAGTATGAAAGCTGAAGATTTGGGAATTACTACAGGTGTTAAAATTAATTCTCAAAGTGATTCGGAATTTGCTATAAGCGCTTTGGATGCTGCTATATACAAAGTTTCAGCATTTAGGGCAAAACTTGGTGCTTCTCAAAATAGGTTAGAACATACAATTAAAAACTTAGGCGTTGCTCAAGAAAACTTAACTGCTGCTGAAAGCCGTATTAGAGATGCAGATATGGCAAAAGAAATGGCGGAATATACAAAACAACAAATTTTACTTCAAAGTGGTACTGCTATGTTATCTCAAGCGAATCAATTACCACAACAGGTTACACAACTTCTTAGATAAAAAACTCCGGCTTACACCGGAGTTTTATTTTTTAATATTTTTTCAATATTTATTATTAAAACTATTTCTCCATTAAAAGAAAAGATCTTATCAACAAAATAAAATTCCTGCATTTCTTCTCCAACATCTTTCAATATTCCTATATCAACTGGAATAATATCTACTATTTCTTTCGTAAAAAATCCATAATTTTTTTTATCAAAAA
This genomic window contains:
- a CDS encoding flagellin N-terminal helical domain-containing protein, with translation MRIYHNMEALNAWRTLSNVKGSMGKTLEKLSSGLRINRAADDAAGLAISEKMRNQIKGLDKAIKNAQDAVSMIQTAEGALDEVHSILKRMRELAVQSSTETNTDADRDQLQNEFQELRDEINRIAKTTQFNTKNLLDGSIKGTRTAEAKIVAPGSAHFAVGSYSSNITASGNFIIEVGQFQGGATSQLDVKISRIDSNGVSQVTITSVTLSGSRVAVTLSGGTGTVAITWDSNQIARIKDYGGTLASGTKIDGGSVAVYGIVTGDVDPIKFHIGANEGQVITLGFESMKAEDLGITTGVKINSQSDSEFAISALDAAIYKVSAFRAKLGASQNRLEHTIKNLGVAQENLTAAESRIRDADMAKEMAEYTKQQILLQSGTAMLSQANQLPQQVTQLLR